Genomic DNA from uncultured Flavobacterium sp.:
CAACATTCAATCCAACATACGAAAGCGGTTCACGCGCAGCCATAATAAAAGGTGGAATATCCTTAACAATCCGACTCATTCCACTTACCATGCTGTGCCTGCCAATAACAGAGAATTGATGTATAGCCGATAACCCACTAATATTTGTATAATCTTCTACAGTTACTTCTCCTGCCATTCCCACACTAAAACCAATAATACAATTATTCCCAATAGAACAATCATGGCCAATATGGGCGTTTGACATTATCAAATTATAATCTCCAATTATAGTTTTTAGTTTAGATGCGGTTCCTCTGTTTATAGTTACAAACTCACGAATGCTATTATGATTTCCAATTTCTAACAAGGTATATTCTCCATTAAATTTTAAATCTTGCGGAATTCCCCCTAATACAGCACCCGAATGTATTTGGCAATTACTACCAATCCTGCACCCGTCCAAAATTGTAACATTATTACCAATCCAGGTATTATCACCAATTATAACATCATTTTCAATTGTAGTAAAATTTCCAATATGAACATTCTTTCCAATATTTACTTTTCGTCCAATAATAACATTTTTCAAATTCAATTTATTTTAAATTGACTGCAAATATTGAACTAAATAAAAACAATTTTATTGATCTAATATCAATTAATTGAAGCTCTAATTCGGCTTAATGTTTCCTGACTCACACCAATTAATGATGCAACATGTTTTAATTTTGCCTTTAAAATAATCTGAGGAAAAAAATGAAGTAAATAAGAATACCTCTCCTGAGCATTCATTGTTCTAAACAAATGATGGAATTCGTTTATTCTGGAAAGATAAAATCTTAA
This window encodes:
- the lpxA gene encoding acyl-ACP--UDP-N-acetylglucosamine O-acyltransferase translates to MKNVIIGRKVNIGKNVHIGNFTTIENDVIIGDNTWIGNNVTILDGCRIGSNCQIHSGAVLGGIPQDLKFNGEYTLLEIGNHNSIREFVTINRGTASKLKTIIGDYNLIMSNAHIGHDCSIGNNCIIGFSVGMAGEVTVEDYTNISGLSAIHQFSVIGRHSMVSGMSRIVKDIPPFIMAAREPLSYVGLNVVGLKRRGFTMDKIEELKDIYRIIFQEKRNTTLALNLIEDQFEQSKERDLILDFIRESKRGILKGSVS